Proteins encoded by one window of Nomascus leucogenys isolate Asia chromosome 19, Asia_NLE_v1, whole genome shotgun sequence:
- the PHF12 gene encoding PHD finger protein 12 isoform X2: MWEKMETKTIVYDLDTSGGLMEQIQALLAPPKTDEAEKRSRKPEKEPRRSGRATNHDSCDSCKEGGDLLCCDHCPAAFHLQCCNPPLSEEMLPPGEWMCHRCTVRRKKREQKKELGHVNGLVDKSGKRTTSPSSDTDLLDRSASKTELKAIAHARILERRASRPGTPTSSASTETPTSEQNDVDEDIIDVDEEPVAAEPDYAQPQLRRPFELLIAAAMERNPTQFQLPNELTCTTALPGSSKRRRKEETTGKNVKKTQHELDHNGLVPLPVKVCFTCNRSCRVAPLIQCDYCPLLFHMDCLEPPLTAMPLGRWMCPNHIEHVVLNQKNMTLSNRCQVFDRFQDTVSQHVVKVDFLNRIHKKHPPNRRVLQSVKRRSLKVPDAIKSQYQFPPPLIAPAAIRDGELICNGIPEESQMHLLNSEHLATQAEQQEWLCSVVALQCSILKHLSAKQMPSHWDSEQTDKADIKPVIVTDSSITTSLQTADKTPTPSHYPLSCPSGISTQNSLSCSPPHQPPALEDIGCSSCAEKSKKTPCGTANGPVNTEVKANGPHLYSSPTDSTDPRRLPGANTPLPGLSHRQGWPRPLTPPAAGGLQNHTVGIIVKTENATGPSSCPQRSLVPVPSLPPSIPSSCASIENTSTLQRKTVQSQLGPPLTDSRPLGSPPNATRVLTPPQAAGDGILATAANQRFSSPAPSSDGKVSPGTLSIGSALTVPSFPANSTAMVDLTNSLRAFMDVNGEIEINMLDEKLIKFLALQRIHQLFPCRVQPSPGSVGTHQLASGGHHTEVQRKEVQARAVFYPLLGLGGAVNMCYRTLYIGTGADMDVCLTNYGHCNYVSGKHACIFYDENTKHYELLNYSEHGTTVDNVLYSCDFSEKTPPTPPSSIVAKVQSVIRRRRHQKQDEEPSEEAAMMSSQAQGPQRRPCNCKASSSSLIGGSGAGWEGTALLHHGSYIKLGCLQFVFSITEFATKQPKGDASLLQDGVLAEKLSLKPHQGPVLRSNSVP; this comes from the exons TAACCCTCCACTGAGTGAAGAAATGTTGCCTCCTGGAGAGTGGATGTGTCACCGATGCACTGTTCGCCGAAAG AAACGAGAGCAGAAAAAGGAGCTGGGTCATGTCAATGGACTGGTGGACAAATCTGGCAAACGGACTACATCCCCCAGCAGTGACACTGACTTGTTGGACAGATCGGCCAGCAAAACTGAACTAAAGGCCATTGCCCATGCCCGGATCCTGGAAAGGAGAGCCAGCAGGCCTGGCACGCCCACATCCAGCGCCAGCACAGAGACCCCCACCTCTGAGCAGAATGATGTCGACGAAGATATCATTGACGTGGATGAGGAACCAGTAGCAGCGGAGCCAGACTATGCGCAGCCCCAGCTGAGGCGGCCCTTTGAGCTGCTGATTGCTGCCGCCATGGAGCGGAACCCCACCCAATTTCAGTTGCCCAATGAACTGACTTGTACCACTGCACTACCAG gtTCTAgcaagaggagaagaaaggaggaaaccacagggaaaaatgttaagaagACACAGCATGAATTAGATCACAATGGTCTCGTTCCCTTACCCGTCAAAGTCTGCTTCACGTGTAACAG GAGTTGCCGCGTGGCTCCTCTCATCCAGTGTGACTATTGCCCTCTCTTGTTTCACATGGATTGCCTCGAGCCGCCGCTCACTGCCATGCCCCTGGGCAGATGGATGTGTCCGAATCACATCGAACATGTGGTG CTGAACCAGAAGAATATGACACTGAGCAATCGGTGCCAGGTGTTTGATCGTTTCCAGGACACCGTTTCGCAGCATGTCGTCAAAGTGGACTTCCTGAACCGAATCCACAAGAAGCACCCCCCTAACCGGCGTGTGCTCCAGTCGGTCAAAAGAAGAAGCTTGAAG GTTCCCGATGCTATAAAATCTCAGTACCAGTTTCCACCCCCTCTCATTGCACCCGCGGCCATTCGGGACGGGGAGCTGATCTGCAAtgggatccctgaggaatcacagATGCACCTTTTGAACTCTGAGCACTTAGCCACCCAAGCAGAGCAGCAAGAG TGGCTCTGTAGTGTTGTTGCGCTCCAGTGCAGCATATTGAAACATTTATCTGCTAAGCAGATGCCTTCGCATTGGGACTCTGAACAGACAGATAAGGCTGATATTAAGCCTGTTATTGTGACTGACAGCTCAATCACCACCTCCCTGCAAACAGCTGACAAGACACCTACACCTTCCCACTACCCCTTGTCCTGCCCCTCAGGGATTAGCACCCAGAATTCCCTGAGCTGCTCTCCACCCCACCAGCCCCCAGCCCTAGAGGACATCGGCTGCAGTTCTTGTGCGGAAAAATCCAAGAAAACCCCTTGTGGGACTGCCAATGGGCCAGTGAACACAGAGGTGAAAGCTAATGGCCCACACCTCTACAGCAGCCCTACTGATTCCACGGACCCCCGGCGACTTCCAGGCGCTAACACCCCACTACCAGGCCTCTCACACCGGCAAGGCTGGCCCCGGCCCCTCACGCCACCAGCGGCTGGGGGCCTTCAGAACCACACCGTCGGCATCATTGTGAAGACAGAGAATGCCACTGGCCCCAGCTCTTGCCCCCAGAGGAGTTTGGTTCCTGTCCCAAGCCTGCCCCCTTCCATTCCCAGCTCTTGTGCCAGCATCGAGAACACCAGCACTTTGCAAAGAAAGACTGTCCAATCACAGTTAGGACCTCCATTGACAGATTCAAGGCCACTAGGCTCACCCCCAAATGCCACCCGGGTGCTCACTCCCCCGCAAGCAGCAGGAGATGGTATCTTGGCCACAGCAGCCAACCAACGATTCAGCTCACCAGCGCCATCGTCAG ATGGCAAGGTCAGCCCCGGCACGTTATCCATAGGAAGCGCTTTAACCGTACCCTCTTTCCCAGCCAACTCTACTGCCATGGTCGACCTCACCAACTCACTTCGAGCATTTATGGATGTCAATGGAG AAATCGAGATAAATATGCTGGACGAGAAGCTGATCAAATTTCTGGCCTTGCAGAGAATACATCAGCTTTTCCCCTGCCGGGTCCAACCTTCACCAGGCAGTGTCGGGACACATCAGCTGGCTTCTGGAGGGCACCACACAGAAG TGCAAAGAAAGGAGGTACAGGCCCGAGCTGTGTTCTACCCCCTCTTAGGGTTGGGAGGAGCTGTGAACATGTGCTATCGAACCCTCTACATCGGGACAG GAGCTGACATGGATGTGTGCCTTACAAACTATGGTCACTGTAACTACGTGTCCGGGAAACATGCCTGCATATTCTACGATGAG aatACCAAACATTATGAGCTGTTAAACTACAGTGAGCATGGGACAACGGTGGACAATGTGCTGTATTCATGTGACTTCTCGGAGAAGACCCCGCCAACCCCCCCAAGCAGTATTGTTGCCAAAGTGCAGAGTGTCATCA GGCGCCGCCGGCACCAGAAGCAGGATGAAGAGCCAAGTGAGGAGGCAGCCATGATGAGTTCCCAGGCTCAGGGACCGCAGCGGAGACCCTGCAATTGCAAAGCCAGCAGCTCGAGCTTGATTGGGGGCAGTGGGGCCGGCTGGGAGGGCACGGCCTTACTGCACCATGGCAGCTACATCAAGCTGGGCTGCCTGCAGTTTGTCTTCAGCATCACTGAGTTTGCGACCAAACAGCCCAAAGGCGATGCCAGCCTGCTGCAGGATGGGGTCTTAGCCGAGAAGCTCTCTCTCAAGCCCCACCAGGGCCCTGTGCTGCGCTCCAACTCCGTTCCTTAG
- the PHF12 gene encoding PHD finger protein 12 isoform X3, producing the protein MLPPGEWMCHRCTVRRKKREQKKELGHVNGLVDKSGKRTTSPSSDTDLLDRSASKTELKAIAHARILERRASRPGTPTSSASTETPTSEQNDVDEDIIDVDEEPVAAEPDYAQPQLRRPFELLIAAAMERNPTQFQLPNELTCTTALPGSSKRRRKEETTGKNVKKTQHELDHNGLVPLPVKVCFTCNRSCRVAPLIQCDYCPLLFHMDCLEPPLTAMPLGRWMCPNHIEHVVLNQKNMTLSNRCQVFDRFQDTVSQHVVKVDFLNRIHKKHPPNRRVLQSVKRRSLKVPDAIKSQYQFPPPLIAPAAIRDGELICNGIPEESQMHLLNSEHLATQAEQQEWLCSVVALQCSILKHLSAKQMPSHWDSEQTDKADIKPVIVTDSSITTSLQTADKTPTPSHYPLSCPSGISTQNSLSCSPPHQPPALEDIGCSSCAEKSKKTPCGTANGPVNTEVKANGPHLYSSPTDSTDPRRLPGANTPLPGLSHRQGWPRPLTPPAAGGLQNHTVGIIVKTENATGPSSCPQRSLVPVPSLPPSIPSSCASIENTSTLQRKTVQSQLGPPLTDSRPLGSPPNATRVLTPPQAAGDGILATAANQRFSSPAPSSDGKVSPGTLSIGSALTVPSFPANSTAMVDLTNSLRAFMDVNGEIEINMLDEKLIKFLALQRIHQLFPCRVQPSPGSVGTHQLASGGHHTEVQRKEVQARAVFYPLLGLGGAVNMCYRTLYIGTGADMDVCLTNYGHCNYVSGKHACIFYDENTKHYELLNYSEHGTTVDNVLYSCDFSEKTPPTPPSSIVAKVQSVIRRRRHQKQDEEPSEEAAMMSSQAQGPQRRPCNCKASSSSLIGGSGAGWEGTALLHHGSYIKLGCLQFVFSITEFATKQPKGDASLLQDGVLAEKLSLKPHQGPVLRSNSVP; encoded by the exons ATGTTGCCTCCTGGAGAGTGGATGTGTCACCGATGCACTGTTCGCCGAAAG AAACGAGAGCAGAAAAAGGAGCTGGGTCATGTCAATGGACTGGTGGACAAATCTGGCAAACGGACTACATCCCCCAGCAGTGACACTGACTTGTTGGACAGATCGGCCAGCAAAACTGAACTAAAGGCCATTGCCCATGCCCGGATCCTGGAAAGGAGAGCCAGCAGGCCTGGCACGCCCACATCCAGCGCCAGCACAGAGACCCCCACCTCTGAGCAGAATGATGTCGACGAAGATATCATTGACGTGGATGAGGAACCAGTAGCAGCGGAGCCAGACTATGCGCAGCCCCAGCTGAGGCGGCCCTTTGAGCTGCTGATTGCTGCCGCCATGGAGCGGAACCCCACCCAATTTCAGTTGCCCAATGAACTGACTTGTACCACTGCACTACCAG gtTCTAgcaagaggagaagaaaggaggaaaccacagggaaaaatgttaagaagACACAGCATGAATTAGATCACAATGGTCTCGTTCCCTTACCCGTCAAAGTCTGCTTCACGTGTAACAG GAGTTGCCGCGTGGCTCCTCTCATCCAGTGTGACTATTGCCCTCTCTTGTTTCACATGGATTGCCTCGAGCCGCCGCTCACTGCCATGCCCCTGGGCAGATGGATGTGTCCGAATCACATCGAACATGTGGTG CTGAACCAGAAGAATATGACACTGAGCAATCGGTGCCAGGTGTTTGATCGTTTCCAGGACACCGTTTCGCAGCATGTCGTCAAAGTGGACTTCCTGAACCGAATCCACAAGAAGCACCCCCCTAACCGGCGTGTGCTCCAGTCGGTCAAAAGAAGAAGCTTGAAG GTTCCCGATGCTATAAAATCTCAGTACCAGTTTCCACCCCCTCTCATTGCACCCGCGGCCATTCGGGACGGGGAGCTGATCTGCAAtgggatccctgaggaatcacagATGCACCTTTTGAACTCTGAGCACTTAGCCACCCAAGCAGAGCAGCAAGAG TGGCTCTGTAGTGTTGTTGCGCTCCAGTGCAGCATATTGAAACATTTATCTGCTAAGCAGATGCCTTCGCATTGGGACTCTGAACAGACAGATAAGGCTGATATTAAGCCTGTTATTGTGACTGACAGCTCAATCACCACCTCCCTGCAAACAGCTGACAAGACACCTACACCTTCCCACTACCCCTTGTCCTGCCCCTCAGGGATTAGCACCCAGAATTCCCTGAGCTGCTCTCCACCCCACCAGCCCCCAGCCCTAGAGGACATCGGCTGCAGTTCTTGTGCGGAAAAATCCAAGAAAACCCCTTGTGGGACTGCCAATGGGCCAGTGAACACAGAGGTGAAAGCTAATGGCCCACACCTCTACAGCAGCCCTACTGATTCCACGGACCCCCGGCGACTTCCAGGCGCTAACACCCCACTACCAGGCCTCTCACACCGGCAAGGCTGGCCCCGGCCCCTCACGCCACCAGCGGCTGGGGGCCTTCAGAACCACACCGTCGGCATCATTGTGAAGACAGAGAATGCCACTGGCCCCAGCTCTTGCCCCCAGAGGAGTTTGGTTCCTGTCCCAAGCCTGCCCCCTTCCATTCCCAGCTCTTGTGCCAGCATCGAGAACACCAGCACTTTGCAAAGAAAGACTGTCCAATCACAGTTAGGACCTCCATTGACAGATTCAAGGCCACTAGGCTCACCCCCAAATGCCACCCGGGTGCTCACTCCCCCGCAAGCAGCAGGAGATGGTATCTTGGCCACAGCAGCCAACCAACGATTCAGCTCACCAGCGCCATCGTCAG ATGGCAAGGTCAGCCCCGGCACGTTATCCATAGGAAGCGCTTTAACCGTACCCTCTTTCCCAGCCAACTCTACTGCCATGGTCGACCTCACCAACTCACTTCGAGCATTTATGGATGTCAATGGAG AAATCGAGATAAATATGCTGGACGAGAAGCTGATCAAATTTCTGGCCTTGCAGAGAATACATCAGCTTTTCCCCTGCCGGGTCCAACCTTCACCAGGCAGTGTCGGGACACATCAGCTGGCTTCTGGAGGGCACCACACAGAAG TGCAAAGAAAGGAGGTACAGGCCCGAGCTGTGTTCTACCCCCTCTTAGGGTTGGGAGGAGCTGTGAACATGTGCTATCGAACCCTCTACATCGGGACAG GAGCTGACATGGATGTGTGCCTTACAAACTATGGTCACTGTAACTACGTGTCCGGGAAACATGCCTGCATATTCTACGATGAG aatACCAAACATTATGAGCTGTTAAACTACAGTGAGCATGGGACAACGGTGGACAATGTGCTGTATTCATGTGACTTCTCGGAGAAGACCCCGCCAACCCCCCCAAGCAGTATTGTTGCCAAAGTGCAGAGTGTCATCA GGCGCCGCCGGCACCAGAAGCAGGATGAAGAGCCAAGTGAGGAGGCAGCCATGATGAGTTCCCAGGCTCAGGGACCGCAGCGGAGACCCTGCAATTGCAAAGCCAGCAGCTCGAGCTTGATTGGGGGCAGTGGGGCCGGCTGGGAGGGCACGGCCTTACTGCACCATGGCAGCTACATCAAGCTGGGCTGCCTGCAGTTTGTCTTCAGCATCACTGAGTTTGCGACCAAACAGCCCAAAGGCGATGCCAGCCTGCTGCAGGATGGGGTCTTAGCCGAGAAGCTCTCTCTCAAGCCCCACCAGGGCCCTGTGCTGCGCTCCAACTCCGTTCCTTAG